DNA from Stenotrophomonas acidaminiphila:
TCCGTAGCGCCCGCGACGGACGCAACATCGAGCGCGTCGGCTACTACAACCCGGTCGCCCAGGGCGCCGAGCAGCGCGTGGTGCTGGACATCGCCGCGGTCGACAAGTGGGTCGCCAACGGCGCCCAGCTGACCGACAAGGTTCGCAACCTGTACAAGGAAGCGACCAAGGCCCAGGCCGCAGCGGCCTGATCCTGGCGGGCCGCGCGCAAGCGCGGCCCGACTGCTTTATGAAGAAAGATTCCGAGCGCCGGATCCTGCTGGGCAGGGTGACCGGCGCTTTTGGTGTGCGCGGCGAGCTCAAGCTCGAGTCCTGGACCGAGCCGCGGCTGGCCATCTTCAACTATCAGCCCTGGATCCTGCGCAGCCCCTCGGGGCAGGAGTCGCAGATCTCCGGCGTGCGCGGCCGCGAGGCCGGCAAGACGCTGGTGGCGACCTTCCCCGGGGTGGACGACCGCAATGTGGTCGAGGCCATGCGCGGCACCGAGATCCATATCCCGCGCAGCGCGCTGCCGCCGCCGAAGCCGGACGAGTATTACTGGGTCGACCTGGAAGGCCTGGACGTGCGGACCGTGGACGGCGTCAGCCTGGGCCGCGCCTCGCACCTGTTCAATACCGGCGCCAACGACGTGCTGGTGGTGCGTGGCGACCGCGAGCGCATGGTGCCGTTCGTGATGGACGACTTCGTCAAGTCGGTCGACTTCGATGCCAACCTGATCGTGGTCGACTGGGACCCGGAGTTCTGAGCCCGGTGCGCATCGACGTCATCACCCTGTTCCCGGAGTTCATCGCGCAGTCGGCCGCGCTGGGCGTGGTCGGCCGCGCCCGGGAGCGCGGCCTGCTCGACCTGCACGGCTGGAACCCGCGCGACCATGCCGAGGGCAACTACCGCCGCGTGGACGACCGCCCGTTCGGCGGCGGCCCGGGGATGGTGATGCTGATCGAGCCGCTGCGCGCGGCGCTGGCCGCCGCCCGTGCCGCCGACCCGGCCCCGGCGCCGCTGATCTACCTGAGCCCGCAGGGCCGGCCGCTGACCCAGGCCCGGGTGCGTGAACTGGCGGCGCTGCCGCGGATGATCCTGCTGTGCGGCCGCTACGAGGGCGTGGACGAGCGTTTCCTGGCCGCCGAGGTGGACGAGGAAATCTCCCTGGGCGACTACGTGCTGTCCGGCGGCGAGCTGGGCGCGGCGGTCATCATCGACGCGGTGACCCGGCTGCAGGAGGGGGCGCTGAACGACGCCGAATCCGCGGTCCAGGACAGTTTCGAGGGCGACGGCCTGCTGGACTGCCCGCACTACAGCCAGCCGGCCAGCCACGCGCTGGGCGACGTGCCGGAGGTGCTGCGCTCGGGCAACCATGCCGCGATCGCGCGCTGGCGCCGGCAGCAGTCGCTGCTGCGCACCGCCCTGCGCCGTCCCGACCTGCTGGACGAGGCCCGCCTGGGCAAGGCCGACCGCAGGCTGCTGGACGAGGCGCGGCAGGCCCTCGCCGGCGAAGGGGATGCCCCCACTGGCGCCGGCGGCGGCGCATAGGCTAGAATTGCGGATTCCCATGGCCCCCGGGTCCTGCGGACCGCCAGAACAACAATC
Protein-coding regions in this window:
- a CDS encoding ribosome maturation factor RimM, whose protein sequence is MKKDSERRILLGRVTGAFGVRGELKLESWTEPRLAIFNYQPWILRSPSGQESQISGVRGREAGKTLVATFPGVDDRNVVEAMRGTEIHIPRSALPPPKPDEYYWVDLEGLDVRTVDGVSLGRASHLFNTGANDVLVVRGDRERMVPFVMDDFVKSVDFDANLIVVDWDPEF
- a CDS encoding tRNA (guanosine(37)-N1)-methyltransferase TrmD, which codes for MRIDVITLFPEFIAQSAALGVVGRARERGLLDLHGWNPRDHAEGNYRRVDDRPFGGGPGMVMLIEPLRAALAAARAADPAPAPLIYLSPQGRPLTQARVRELAALPRMILLCGRYEGVDERFLAAEVDEEISLGDYVLSGGELGAAVIIDAVTRLQEGALNDAESAVQDSFEGDGLLDCPHYSQPASHALGDVPEVLRSGNHAAIARWRRQQSLLRTALRRPDLLDEARLGKADRRLLDEARQALAGEGDAPTGAGGGA
- a CDS encoding 30S ribosomal protein S16; this translates as MVKIRLTRGGAKKRPFYHIIVTDVRSARDGRNIERVGYYNPVAQGAEQRVVLDIAAVDKWVANGAQLTDKVRNLYKEATKAQAAAA